The following coding sequences are from one Verrucosispora sp. WMMD573 window:
- a CDS encoding LacI family DNA-binding transcriptional regulator: MPTGQPTIADVARHAGVAVSTVSYVLSGKRAISELTRNRVLASVRLLGYHPNAGARALASRRANVIALVLPLRSGIQVPVVMQFATAVVTSARGHDHDVLLLTSDEGPQGLHRIAAGALVDGVLVMDVELHDVRVPLLRGLGRPSVLIGLPADTNGLTCVDLDFHRAGQVCVEHLAGLGHRRIALLGAPAAVYDRGTGFAHRTRAGVVEAATRHGVEAVTLPCEENAAEVHARVVELFARQPELSGLVVQNEAAVGPVQAALAALGRRVPDDVSVVAVCPDQFAEHASPRLTSVPVPAEEIGRQAVSLLMRKLRDEPTPQVTLLQPRLTVRDSTATAIGVPTAYDGRAAAR, from the coding sequence GTGCCTACCGGTCAGCCCACCATCGCCGACGTGGCCCGGCACGCCGGCGTCGCGGTGAGCACCGTGTCGTACGTGCTCAGCGGCAAGCGGGCCATCTCGGAGCTGACCCGCAACCGGGTGCTGGCAAGCGTCCGCCTGCTCGGCTACCACCCGAACGCGGGCGCGCGGGCCCTGGCCAGCCGACGCGCCAACGTCATCGCGTTGGTGCTGCCGCTGCGTTCAGGCATCCAGGTGCCGGTGGTGATGCAGTTCGCCACGGCGGTGGTGACCTCCGCCCGTGGTCACGACCACGACGTGCTGCTGCTGACCTCCGACGAGGGCCCGCAGGGGTTGCACCGCATCGCCGCCGGCGCCCTGGTCGACGGGGTGCTGGTGATGGACGTGGAGCTGCACGACGTGCGGGTGCCGCTGCTGCGCGGACTGGGTCGGCCCAGCGTGCTGATCGGGCTGCCCGCCGACACCAACGGACTGACCTGTGTGGACCTGGACTTCCACCGGGCCGGCCAGGTCTGCGTGGAACATCTGGCGGGGCTGGGACACCGCCGCATCGCGCTGCTCGGCGCCCCGGCCGCCGTCTACGACCGGGGCACCGGATTCGCCCACCGCACCCGGGCGGGCGTGGTCGAGGCGGCTACCCGGCACGGTGTCGAGGCGGTCACGCTGCCCTGCGAGGAGAACGCCGCCGAGGTGCACGCCCGGGTCGTCGAGCTGTTCGCCCGGCAACCGGAGCTGTCCGGCCTGGTGGTGCAGAACGAGGCGGCGGTCGGCCCGGTGCAGGCCGCGCTGGCCGCGTTGGGCCGACGGGTGCCCGATGACGTGTCGGTGGTGGCTGTCTGCCCGGACCAGTTCGCCGAGCACGCCAGCCCGCGCCTGACCTCGGTGCCGGTGCCGGCCGAGGAGATCGGCAGGCAGGCCGTGTCGCTGCTGATGCGGAAACTGCGCGACGAGCCGACCCCGCAGGTGACGCTGCTGCAACCCCGGCTGACCGTCCGGGACAGCACGGCCACGGCGATCGGCGTCCCGACGGCGTACGACGGCCGGGCGGCGGCCCGGTGA
- a CDS encoding pyridoxamine 5'-phosphate oxidase family protein — MGKTHERIEGRLREFIEAQPMFFTATAPLAGDGTVNLSPKGLRGCLAVLDEQTVAYLDFAGSNAETIAHLRENGRITLMWCAFTGPPNIVRVHGRGEPVFRDDPRFPDLLTHFPDIDTTTHGLRAIIVVHARLIRDTCGYAVPLMTYDSDRDLHARRFAREDDTSLDAYFAGKDDIATSIDGLPGLPLPLPPTPRTG; from the coding sequence ATGGGTAAGACGCATGAGCGCATCGAGGGGCGGCTGCGGGAGTTCATCGAGGCACAGCCGATGTTCTTCACCGCGACCGCGCCGCTGGCCGGCGACGGCACCGTCAACCTCTCCCCGAAGGGCCTGCGTGGCTGCCTCGCGGTGCTCGACGAGCAGACGGTGGCCTATCTGGACTTCGCCGGCAGCAACGCCGAGACCATCGCCCACCTGCGGGAGAACGGCCGGATCACGCTGATGTGGTGCGCCTTCACCGGCCCGCCCAACATCGTGCGGGTACACGGCCGGGGTGAGCCGGTGTTCCGTGACGATCCCCGCTTCCCCGACCTGCTGACGCACTTCCCGGACATCGACACCACCACGCACGGCCTGCGGGCGATCATCGTGGTGCACGCCCGGCTGATCCGCGACACCTGCGGCTACGCGGTACCGCTGATGACCTACGACAGCGACCGGGATCTGCACGCCCGCCGTTTCGCCCGGGAGGACGACACGTCGCTGGACGCCTACTTCGCCGGCAAGGACGACATCGCCACCAGCATCGACGGCCTGCCGGGGCTGCCGTTGCCGCTGCCGCCGACGCCGCGGACCGGCTGA
- a CDS encoding FxsA family protein, producing the protein MRRALRFVPLALLVSVAVEIAVFVVVGRTLGFGAATLLVFAASLLGLVLLRREGVRAWRGFREAAQSGRPPGRQVTDGLVGLLGALLLAAPGLVSGLVGLLLLVPPVRRLTRGGVQRAAERRVSSMTAGDLFGPRRVRVYRGGPQQPGQAPPPQAPTPPSPARPAVPGEAIEGEIVEPR; encoded by the coding sequence ATGCGCCGAGCACTGAGGTTCGTACCGTTGGCTTTGCTGGTGTCCGTGGCCGTGGAGATCGCCGTGTTCGTGGTGGTCGGTCGGACGCTCGGGTTCGGTGCGGCGACGCTGCTGGTGTTCGCGGCCTCGCTGCTGGGTCTGGTGTTGCTGCGCCGGGAGGGTGTTCGGGCGTGGCGGGGTTTCCGGGAGGCGGCGCAGTCGGGTCGGCCGCCCGGTCGGCAGGTGACCGACGGGCTGGTGGGGCTGCTCGGCGCGCTGCTTTTGGCGGCCCCGGGGCTGGTCAGTGGCCTGGTGGGGTTGTTGCTGCTGGTGCCGCCGGTGCGGCGGTTGACCCGGGGTGGGGTGCAGCGGGCCGCCGAGCGTCGGGTGTCGTCGATGACCGCCGGTGATCTGTTCGGTCCCCGCCGGGTGCGGGTGTACCGGGGTGGGCCGCAGCAGCCCGGGCAGGCTCCGCCGCCGCAGGCCCCGACGCCGCCGTCTCCGGCGCGTCCGGCGGTGCCGGGCGAGGCCATCGAGGGTGAGATCGTGGAGCCGCGCTGA
- a CDS encoding RNA polymerase-binding protein RbpA has product MGERMLRGSRLGAVSYESDRNTELAPRQTREYLCAKGHQFEVPFAVDAEVPTTWECKFDGSVARLVDGSEPEQKKAKPPRTHWDMLLERRSIAELEDILAERLQEVRTRRGRA; this is encoded by the coding sequence ATGGGCGAGCGTATGCTGCGCGGAAGCCGGCTGGGCGCGGTCAGCTACGAATCCGACCGCAACACGGAGCTCGCGCCGCGGCAGACCCGCGAGTACCTGTGCGCCAAGGGTCACCAGTTCGAGGTGCCGTTCGCCGTCGACGCCGAGGTGCCGACCACCTGGGAGTGCAAGTTCGACGGGAGCGTGGCCCGACTGGTCGACGGCAGCGAGCCGGAGCAGAAGAAGGCCAAGCCGCCGCGCACCCACTGGGACATGCTGCTGGAGCGGCGTTCGATCGCCGAGCTGGAGGACATCCTGGCCGAGCGGCTGCAGGAGGTCCGCACCCGCCGCGGTCGCGCCTGA
- a CDS encoding glycoside hydrolase family 3 C-terminal domain-containing protein — protein sequence MTDRTMPPIRDRVDDLLTRLTLPEKIGLLHQWQAPVPRLGLPGFRTGTEALHGVAWLGPATVFPQAVGLASSWNPDLVRAVGDAVGAEVRAKHHADPQRVGLNVWAPVVNPLRDPRWGRNEEGWSEDPWLTGRLATAYAEGLRGGHPQRLRTAPTVKHFLGYNNETDRATTSSDLPPRVLHEYELPAFRAPLAADAAVAAMAAYNLVDGVPAHLSPLIDAELRRWAPGEVLVVGDAGAVSNIAGVQGHLPDHVEGFAAALRAGIDSFTEDDADSAPTRRYLTEALNRGLITESDVDRAVRRVLTVRLRLGDLDPPHTDPYAATGPEVIDCPAHRDLARSAARQSVVLLRNRGLLPLTPGLRIAVLGPLADTVHTDWYSGTLPYAISTVQGLAQRLPTVTTHAGADRITLRVGDRYVQCSDEAGGGPLSVGVDPASFDVFDWGRDTIALRAVGNGRHVGVDDDGALVNDRPGPGGWVVRETFQFDPLPDGTVLLRHLATDRYVTVDEHGRLRVDDDRRAATGFGIDVVCDGAAQAAELAAAADVAVVTLGNHPMVNGRETEDRRDLALPARQEAMLRAVHAANPRTVLVVTSSYPYALGWAQRQLPAVLWSAHGGQEHGRALAEVLLGDVDPGGRLTQTWYADTAELPDLLDYDVIGADSTYLYYRGEPLYPFGHGLSYAEFDYRDLRLSATSVTVGEDVEVSVDVTNTSDRPGVEVVQLYTRQRRSRVKQPLRQLRDFARIVLAPGERRTVTLRLHTAELSWWDADAGSFVVEDATHTVLVGRSATDVRLVGAVAVRGEPLARPTRPHATSGVR from the coding sequence ATGACCGACCGCACCATGCCCCCGATCCGGGACCGGGTCGACGACCTGCTGACCCGGCTCACCCTGCCGGAGAAGATCGGGCTGCTGCACCAGTGGCAGGCCCCCGTCCCCCGGCTCGGCCTGCCCGGCTTCCGCACCGGCACCGAGGCGCTGCACGGCGTCGCCTGGCTCGGCCCGGCGACCGTCTTCCCCCAGGCCGTCGGCCTGGCCAGCAGCTGGAACCCCGACCTGGTACGCGCCGTCGGCGACGCCGTCGGCGCCGAGGTACGCGCCAAGCACCACGCCGACCCGCAGCGCGTCGGCCTCAACGTGTGGGCGCCGGTGGTCAACCCGCTACGCGACCCCCGCTGGGGACGCAACGAGGAAGGCTGGTCGGAGGACCCGTGGCTGACCGGCCGACTCGCCACCGCCTACGCCGAAGGACTCCGTGGCGGGCATCCGCAGCGGCTGCGTACCGCCCCCACGGTCAAGCACTTCCTCGGCTACAACAACGAGACCGACCGGGCCACCACCTCCAGCGACCTGCCACCGAGGGTGCTGCACGAGTACGAACTGCCGGCGTTCCGCGCTCCCCTCGCCGCCGACGCGGCGGTCGCCGCGATGGCCGCCTACAACCTGGTCGACGGGGTGCCGGCGCACCTGAGCCCGCTGATCGACGCTGAGCTGCGCCGGTGGGCGCCCGGCGAGGTTCTGGTCGTCGGCGACGCGGGGGCGGTGAGCAACATCGCCGGGGTGCAGGGCCACCTGCCCGACCACGTCGAGGGGTTCGCCGCGGCGCTACGCGCCGGGATCGACAGCTTCACCGAGGACGACGCCGACAGCGCACCCACCCGCCGGTACCTCACCGAAGCCCTGAACCGTGGACTGATCACCGAGTCCGACGTGGACCGGGCGGTCCGCCGGGTGCTGACCGTCCGGCTGCGCCTGGGCGACCTCGATCCACCACACACCGACCCGTACGCCGCGACCGGCCCGGAGGTGATCGACTGCCCGGCGCACCGCGACCTGGCCCGGTCAGCCGCCCGGCAGTCCGTCGTGCTGCTGCGCAACCGTGGGCTGCTGCCGCTCACGCCCGGCCTGCGGATCGCGGTGCTCGGTCCGCTCGCCGACACCGTGCACACCGACTGGTACAGCGGCACCCTGCCGTACGCGATAAGCACCGTCCAGGGGTTGGCGCAGCGGCTGCCTACGGTAACCACCCATGCCGGCGCCGACCGGATCACGTTGCGGGTGGGTGACCGTTACGTGCAGTGCAGCGACGAGGCGGGGGGCGGCCCGCTCAGCGTCGGCGTCGACCCGGCCTCGTTCGACGTGTTCGACTGGGGTCGGGACACGATCGCGTTGCGGGCCGTCGGCAACGGCCGCCACGTCGGCGTCGACGACGACGGCGCACTGGTCAACGACCGGCCGGGTCCCGGCGGCTGGGTGGTCCGGGAAACCTTCCAGTTCGACCCGCTGCCCGACGGCACCGTGCTGCTGCGCCACCTGGCCACCGACCGGTACGTCACCGTCGACGAACACGGCCGGCTGCGAGTCGACGACGACCGGAGGGCCGCCACCGGCTTCGGCATCGACGTGGTCTGCGACGGCGCGGCCCAGGCCGCCGAGCTGGCTGCCGCCGCCGACGTGGCGGTGGTGACGTTGGGTAACCACCCGATGGTCAACGGACGCGAGACCGAGGACCGCCGCGACCTGGCCCTGCCGGCCCGGCAGGAGGCGATGCTGCGTGCCGTGCACGCCGCCAACCCGCGCACCGTGCTGGTGGTGACCAGCAGCTACCCGTACGCCCTGGGCTGGGCGCAGCGGCAGCTGCCGGCGGTGCTCTGGTCGGCCCACGGCGGGCAGGAACACGGTCGTGCCCTGGCCGAGGTGCTGCTCGGCGACGTCGACCCCGGTGGCCGGCTCACCCAGACCTGGTACGCCGACACCGCCGAACTGCCCGACCTGCTCGACTACGACGTGATCGGCGCGGACTCCACCTACCTGTACTACCGGGGTGAACCGCTGTACCCGTTCGGGCACGGCCTGTCCTACGCCGAGTTCGACTACCGCGATCTGCGGCTGAGCGCCACCTCCGTCACCGTCGGCGAGGACGTCGAGGTGAGCGTGGACGTCACCAACACCAGTGACCGCCCCGGCGTGGAGGTGGTGCAGCTCTACACCCGGCAACGGCGCTCCCGGGTGAAGCAGCCCCTGCGGCAACTGCGCGACTTCGCCCGGATCGTCCTCGCCCCCGGCGAGCGGCGCACCGTCACGCTGCGGCTGCACACCGCCGAGCTGAGCTGGTGGGACGCCGACGCGGGCAGCTTCGTGGTGGAGGACGCCACCCACACCGTGCTGGTCGGGCGGTCCGCGACCGACGTGCGGCTGGTCGGCGCCGTGGCCGTACGCGGTGAGCCGCTGGCACGCCCGACGCGGCCGCACGCCACGAGCGGGGTCCGGTGA
- a CDS encoding ROK family transcriptional regulator, producing MISIHNEPQPTDLGDVRVANRAVVLRHVRLHAPCSRADIAARTGLNKATVSSLVTELIDQRLVRETGLTENRVGRPATMLVLDGEPYAALGLQVGPDELVAVAIDLGGNRLLTWRRAFAATTVPPTETLRALAALARRAVGRVTAQGRTVLGLTVGVPGLVDPSGAVPLASALGWRDVPVATELRAILRDPEFAVTVDSVANLAALAEQRHGPYAGTTDLVHLTGGLTVDAGIIAAGRLLRGGRGFAGAVGHLSLEPTGPSCACGAHGCLTALVGLPAVVRRLLPDAEADGPVLDYLPELTRIVALARQDDPGVCSGLAEVGRHLGRGVAVLADLLNPETVVLGDHLATLAPWLLPAARSELAARAHTPGAGGCRLEASTLDTAAALGGATAALATVEAGRLPVH from the coding sequence GTGATCAGCATCCACAACGAACCGCAGCCGACCGACCTCGGTGACGTACGCGTCGCCAACCGTGCGGTGGTGCTGCGGCACGTCCGCCTGCACGCCCCCTGCTCCCGCGCCGACATCGCCGCCCGCACCGGCCTGAACAAGGCCACCGTCTCCAGCCTGGTGACCGAGCTGATCGACCAGCGGCTGGTCCGCGAGACCGGGCTCACCGAGAACCGGGTCGGCCGACCCGCCACCATGCTGGTCCTCGACGGTGAGCCGTACGCCGCGCTGGGCCTGCAGGTCGGCCCCGACGAGCTGGTGGCCGTCGCCATCGACCTCGGCGGCAACCGGCTGCTGACCTGGCGGCGGGCCTTCGCCGCGACCACCGTGCCCCCCACCGAGACGCTGCGCGCCCTGGCCGCGCTGGCCCGGCGCGCGGTCGGGCGGGTCACCGCCCAGGGCCGCACCGTGCTGGGCCTCACCGTCGGCGTGCCCGGACTGGTCGACCCGTCCGGCGCGGTGCCACTGGCCAGCGCCCTGGGCTGGCGGGACGTGCCGGTCGCGACGGAACTGCGCGCCATCCTGCGGGATCCGGAGTTCGCCGTCACGGTCGACAGCGTCGCCAACCTCGCCGCCCTCGCCGAGCAGCGGCACGGCCCGTACGCGGGCACCACCGACCTGGTTCACCTGACCGGCGGGCTCACCGTCGACGCCGGCATCATCGCCGCCGGACGGCTGCTACGCGGCGGGCGCGGCTTCGCCGGGGCTGTCGGGCACCTGTCGCTGGAACCGACCGGGCCGTCGTGCGCCTGCGGCGCCCACGGCTGCCTGACCGCCCTGGTCGGCCTGCCCGCCGTGGTACGCCGGCTGCTGCCCGACGCCGAGGCCGACGGTCCGGTGCTCGACTATCTGCCGGAGTTGACGCGGATCGTGGCGCTGGCCCGGCAGGACGACCCGGGCGTGTGCAGCGGCCTGGCCGAGGTCGGCCGGCACCTGGGCCGCGGTGTCGCCGTTCTGGCCGACCTGCTCAACCCGGAGACGGTCGTGCTCGGCGACCATCTCGCCACCCTGGCGCCCTGGCTGCTGCCGGCGGCCCGCTCGGAGTTGGCCGCCCGCGCCCACACCCCGGGCGCCGGCGGCTGCCGGCTGGAAGCCTCCACCCTGGACACGGCCGCCGCGCTCGGCGGCGCCACCGCCGCCCTGGCCACCGTCGAGGCCGGACGGCTGCCCGTGCACTGA
- a CDS encoding polyprenol monophosphomannose synthase — translation MTGVPGVGRVLVVIPTYNEADNVTGIVRRVRVAAPQVEILVADDNSPDGTGDIAEGLARADRRVHVLHREGKQGLGAAYLAGFAWARGRGFDAVVEMDADGSHAPEDLPALLAAARDADVVIGSRWTRGARVVNWPLRRLLLSRCGNLYARLALGMPVADATGGYRVYRAGVLDALDLDSVCSQGYSFQVELSRLAHRAGARIVEVPITFAERERGASKMSPLIVVEALWRITGWAVRDRRTAVRRGLHAATAGQARWP, via the coding sequence ATGACCGGGGTGCCCGGCGTGGGTCGGGTGCTGGTGGTCATCCCCACCTACAACGAGGCCGACAACGTCACCGGGATCGTGCGGCGGGTCCGTGTTGCCGCGCCGCAGGTGGAGATTCTCGTCGCCGACGACAACAGTCCCGACGGCACGGGCGACATCGCCGAGGGCCTGGCCCGCGCCGACCGGCGGGTGCACGTGCTGCACCGGGAGGGCAAGCAGGGGCTCGGCGCGGCTTACCTGGCGGGGTTCGCGTGGGCGCGGGGGCGTGGCTTCGACGCGGTGGTGGAGATGGACGCCGACGGTTCACACGCCCCGGAGGACCTGCCGGCGTTGCTGGCGGCGGCCCGCGACGCCGACGTGGTGATCGGGTCGCGGTGGACCCGGGGTGCCCGGGTGGTGAACTGGCCGCTGCGGCGGCTGCTGTTGTCGCGGTGCGGCAACCTGTACGCGCGCCTGGCGTTGGGTATGCCGGTGGCCGACGCCACCGGCGGCTACCGGGTCTACCGGGCCGGTGTGTTGGATGCCCTGGACCTGGATTCGGTGTGTTCGCAGGGCTACTCGTTCCAGGTGGAGTTGTCCCGGCTGGCCCATCGTGCGGGTGCGCGGATCGTGGAGGTGCCGATCACGTTCGCCGAGCGGGAACGCGGGGCGAGCAAGATGAGCCCGTTGATCGTCGTGGAGGCGCTGTGGCGGATCACCGGTTGGGCGGTGCGCGACCGGCGTACGGCGGTGCGGCGTGGGCTGCACGCGGCCACGGCCGGGCAGGCGCGGTGGCCCTGA
- a CDS encoding glycoside hydrolase N-terminal domain-containing protein, with amino-acid sequence MTGPVHQIWDTAPAAGWQDAMLAGNGEYGIMVHGRPWAERIVVNHHRFVLPNGTHDVQPPQLAALLPRIRRLILADRRAEASRLLAGDGVLRWTQSFHPGFVLTVDADGGPVRDYRRYTDFDTGEVVVRWAGGSRHSFVSRTDRLIVTRLDMGVCRVGVTGELPGRPAALRYAVSAYRRDGLVFLRVRARYPTVGAAYGFEGLTLLRGAVEIDGDEVRVDGPTLLVTVLDRPRSRWRTGALQRRLTGHRDARYGDLLDRHTARHTPAYRRVELDLAVPATQRALPVGDLLARQAANPRTLDAALLERLFHAGRYLLLSASGVLPPRLTGLWLGSWDAAWAGDFTTDANLNLQLASANLAALPEVTQAHARLVRAQVEHWRRNARAIYGARGLLAPSRTDGEHGHLFHLHPDWPFAAWLPGAHWLLFPLYERHLVTGQPLGEVAGWLVEVAEFFADVLTRTGDDGTWGFVPSYSAETGPLDASGTAMHVAVNATMDIAAARHAFTVAAALTGERRWTRLAARLPPYRLDADGALTEWAWPGYRADENHRHVSHLYPVWPLDEINPEDTPELAAAAHRALRRRGEENLSAHGSLHRALAAARLHDGPLVEANLLKIVGNDMFFRSLLSAHNPGRVTYNADAAHALPAVLIEALVQGRPGRLRLLPAPLPGLPRGTLRGVRCPGRVTVEELAWRPGAVRARLVSAVPRRLRVRSPYGETVRQVAAGESIEVSFTG; translated from the coding sequence GTGACCGGTCCGGTTCACCAGATCTGGGACACCGCCCCGGCGGCCGGCTGGCAGGACGCCATGCTCGCCGGCAACGGCGAGTACGGGATCATGGTGCACGGGCGGCCGTGGGCCGAACGCATCGTGGTCAACCATCACCGGTTCGTGCTGCCCAACGGCACCCACGACGTCCAGCCTCCACAGTTGGCCGCGCTGCTGCCCCGGATCCGGCGGTTGATCCTGGCCGACCGGCGCGCGGAGGCGAGCCGGCTGCTGGCCGGTGACGGCGTGCTGCGCTGGACGCAGTCGTTTCATCCCGGCTTCGTCCTCACCGTCGACGCTGACGGCGGACCGGTGCGCGACTACCGCCGGTACACCGACTTCGACACCGGCGAGGTCGTCGTGCGGTGGGCCGGCGGAAGCCGCCACTCGTTCGTCTCACGTACCGACCGGCTGATCGTCACCCGGCTCGACATGGGGGTCTGCCGGGTCGGGGTGACCGGCGAGCTACCCGGCCGCCCCGCCGCACTGCGCTACGCGGTGTCGGCGTACCGCCGCGACGGGCTGGTCTTCCTGCGGGTGCGGGCGCGCTACCCGACGGTCGGCGCCGCGTACGGCTTCGAGGGGTTGACCCTGCTGCGCGGCGCGGTCGAGATCGACGGCGACGAGGTACGCGTCGACGGGCCCACCCTGCTGGTGACGGTACTCGACCGGCCGCGCAGCCGGTGGCGTACCGGCGCGTTGCAGCGTCGGCTGACCGGCCACCGCGACGCCCGCTACGGTGACCTGCTCGACCGGCACACGGCCCGGCACACCCCGGCGTACCGGCGCGTCGAACTGGACCTGGCGGTGCCCGCGACGCAGCGGGCGTTGCCGGTCGGTGACCTGCTGGCCCGGCAGGCCGCCAACCCGCGCACGCTGGACGCGGCGCTGCTGGAGCGGCTGTTCCACGCCGGGCGTTACCTGCTGCTCAGCGCCAGCGGGGTGCTGCCGCCCCGGCTGACCGGGCTGTGGCTGGGTTCGTGGGACGCCGCCTGGGCCGGCGACTTCACCACCGACGCCAACCTCAACCTGCAACTGGCCTCGGCCAACCTGGCCGCCCTGCCGGAGGTCACGCAGGCACACGCCCGGCTGGTACGCGCCCAGGTCGAGCACTGGCGACGCAACGCCCGCGCGATCTACGGGGCGCGCGGGCTGCTGGCACCCAGCCGCACCGACGGCGAGCACGGCCACCTGTTCCACCTGCATCCGGACTGGCCGTTCGCGGCGTGGCTGCCGGGCGCGCACTGGCTGTTGTTCCCGCTCTACGAGCGGCATCTGGTGACCGGGCAGCCGTTGGGTGAGGTGGCGGGTTGGCTGGTGGAGGTGGCCGAGTTCTTCGCCGACGTGCTGACCCGCACCGGCGACGACGGGACGTGGGGTTTCGTGCCGTCGTACTCGGCGGAGACCGGGCCGCTGGACGCGTCGGGCACGGCAATGCACGTGGCGGTCAACGCCACCATGGACATCGCCGCGGCGCGGCACGCCTTCACGGTGGCCGCCGCGCTGACCGGCGAGCGGCGGTGGACGCGGTTGGCGGCGCGGCTGCCGCCGTACCGCCTCGATGCCGACGGCGCGTTGACCGAGTGGGCCTGGCCCGGTTACCGGGCCGACGAGAACCACCGCCACGTCAGCCACCTGTATCCGGTGTGGCCGCTGGACGAGATCAACCCCGAGGACACGCCGGAGCTGGCCGCCGCCGCGCACCGGGCGTTGCGTCGCCGGGGCGAGGAGAACCTGTCCGCGCACGGCAGCCTGCACCGGGCGCTGGCCGCCGCCCGGCTGCACGACGGGCCACTGGTCGAGGCGAACCTACTCAAGATCGTCGGCAACGACATGTTCTTCCGGTCGCTGCTGAGCGCACACAACCCGGGTCGGGTCACCTACAACGCCGATGCCGCGCATGCCCTGCCGGCGGTGCTGATCGAGGCGCTGGTGCAGGGGCGGCCCGGTCGGCTGCGGCTGCTGCCGGCACCGCTGCCGGGGCTGCCGCGCGGGACACTGCGGGGGGTGCGCTGTCCCGGGCGGGTGACCGTGGAGGAGTTGGCCTGGCGGCCGGGTGCGGTGCGGGCCCGGCTGGTCTCGGCGGTCCCCCGACGGCTTCGGGTCCGCAGCCCGTACGGCGAGACGGTGCGGCAGGTGGCCGCCGGCGAGTCGATCGAGGTGTCGTTCACCGGGTAG